A single genomic interval of halophilic archaeon DL31 harbors:
- a CDS encoding UspA domain-containing protein (PFAM: UspA~KEGG: hma:rrnAC2658 universal stress protein), with translation MAPLHVLVPLDGSPLAAAALEHALETAVGEVTVLNVVTPLDGAMSEGGVLEPGQERRASARERADRLISRARQQVETVDRTVETAVETGDPAEAILDFVESSDVDHVIMGGHGGDRGEIRRRLLGTVATTVVSEAPVTVTVVR, from the coding sequence ATGGCTCCTTTACACGTCCTCGTCCCGCTCGACGGGTCACCGCTCGCGGCGGCGGCGCTCGAACACGCGTTGGAGACGGCCGTGGGGGAGGTGACAGTTCTGAACGTGGTGACGCCACTCGACGGCGCGATGAGCGAAGGCGGTGTCCTCGAACCAGGTCAGGAGCGACGAGCGAGCGCTCGAGAGCGCGCTGACAGACTGATCAGCCGGGCTCGACAGCAGGTCGAGACGGTCGACCGGACAGTCGAAACAGCAGTTGAGACCGGTGATCCCGCCGAGGCGATTCTGGATTTTGTCGAGTCGAGTGACGTCGACCACGTCATCATGGGCGGGCACGGCGGCGACCGAGGCGAGATCCGTCGCCGCCTTCTCGGAACCGTCGCAACCACCGTCGTCAGCGAGGCTCCCGTCACGGTGACTGTCGTGCGATAA
- a CDS encoding hypothetical protein (KEGG: htu:Htur_0878 hypothetical protein), producing MRRIYESEALSRDDDNPFVPGENGDKDRYRSINWENASHAFVPRSLRSFAISVSIETNHERYAVGEPVAFRVTFRNRLPIPISLTTWSPVRWTWALDGVEEASYVEESVPDETSTFQFSRAERKQFTRQWSQQFRMSPTEWSSAEPGEHTVSVGINATRDAERLADSATFVIEE from the coding sequence ATGCGCCGAATATACGAGTCGGAGGCGCTCAGCCGGGATGACGACAACCCCTTCGTCCCGGGCGAGAATGGCGATAAGGACCGCTACCGCTCCATCAACTGGGAGAACGCGAGCCACGCATTCGTCCCGCGGTCGCTCCGCTCGTTTGCCATCAGCGTCTCCATCGAGACCAACCACGAGCGCTACGCGGTGGGCGAGCCGGTGGCCTTCCGCGTGACGTTCCGCAATCGGCTCCCCATTCCAATCTCGCTGACGACGTGGTCGCCCGTACGCTGGACGTGGGCGCTCGACGGTGTCGAGGAGGCCTCCTACGTCGAGGAGTCTGTCCCCGACGAAACGTCGACGTTCCAGTTTTCCCGGGCCGAGCGCAAGCAGTTCACCCGCCAGTGGAGCCAGCAGTTCCGGATGTCGCCGACGGAGTGGTCCTCCGCCGAACCGGGCGAACACACTGTTTCGGTCGGTATCAACGCCACCCGCGACGCCGAGCGACTCGCCGATAGCGCGACGTTCGTCATCGAGGAGTAG
- a CDS encoding oligopeptide/dipeptide ABC transporter, ATPase subunit (SMART: ATPase, AAA+ type, core~TIGRFAM: Oligopeptide/dipeptide ABC transporter, ATP-binding protein, C-terminal~KEGG: hje:HacjB3_12015 oligopeptide/dipeptide ABC transporter, ATPase subunit~PFAM: ABC transporter-like; Oligopeptide/dipeptide ABC transporter, C-terminal) encodes MSTGASEERGAPTDDDVLVRADDLVKYYPSEEDFLDQLLGEQHWVKAVDGVNLDIREGETVGLVGESGCGKSTFGRSVLQLEDVTDGSVWYDGKDLTELSTSEMREYRTEVQMIFQNPFASLNPKLTISDIVGEALDIHGLASGREREERVEELLDIVGLQASHASRYPHEFSGGQRQRIGIARALAVDPDFIVCDEPVSALDVSVQAQILNLLEDLQEEFGLSYLFIAHDLSVVEHICDRIAVMYLGNIVEMGTPEELFAEPQHPYTEALLSAIPEPDPLWEGDRIILRGNVPSPLNPPSGCKFHTRCPHIIPPEGMEIDQTTYRDIVDLRMALEDGSFTAEQAREHAEAGGTFDREGLVEEVLEQRFVEKPTGAHRDRVAAAVEQAIDDDLEGAAATLLEDYESVCENVDPQLPEGENPKACHRYDQPSEVEQAVSDAGF; translated from the coding sequence ATGAGTACCGGAGCATCCGAGGAACGAGGCGCACCGACGGACGACGACGTGCTCGTCCGTGCCGACGACCTGGTGAAATACTACCCGTCCGAGGAGGACTTCCTCGACCAGCTGCTGGGCGAACAGCACTGGGTCAAGGCCGTCGACGGGGTCAACCTGGACATCCGTGAGGGTGAGACGGTCGGTCTCGTCGGCGAATCCGGCTGTGGGAAGTCGACGTTCGGTCGCAGCGTGCTCCAGCTGGAGGACGTGACCGACGGCTCGGTCTGGTATGACGGGAAGGACCTCACGGAGCTCTCAACCAGCGAGATGCGGGAGTACCGCACGGAGGTCCAGATGATCTTCCAGAACCCGTTCGCCTCGCTCAACCCGAAGCTCACCATCTCCGACATCGTCGGGGAGGCCCTCGACATCCACGGCCTCGCCAGCGGGCGAGAACGCGAGGAGCGCGTCGAGGAGCTGCTGGATATCGTTGGGCTGCAGGCGAGCCACGCTTCCCGCTACCCCCACGAGTTCTCGGGGGGCCAGCGTCAGCGTATCGGCATCGCTCGCGCGCTCGCGGTCGACCCAGACTTCATCGTCTGTGACGAGCCGGTGAGCGCACTGGACGTGAGTGTCCAGGCCCAGATTCTGAACCTGCTGGAGGATCTCCAGGAGGAGTTCGGGCTCTCGTACCTGTTCATTGCCCACGACCTGAGCGTTGTCGAGCACATCTGTGACCGCATCGCGGTGATGTATCTCGGCAACATCGTGGAGATGGGCACGCCCGAGGAGCTGTTCGCCGAGCCCCAGCACCCCTACACGGAGGCGCTGCTGTCGGCGATTCCGGAACCCGACCCGCTCTGGGAGGGCGACCGCATCATTCTGCGTGGGAACGTTCCCTCGCCGCTGAACCCACCATCGGGCTGTAAGTTCCACACCCGGTGTCCCCACATTATCCCACCCGAGGGGATGGAGATCGATCAGACGACGTACCGGGACATCGTCGACCTGCGGATGGCCCTGGAGGACGGCTCCTTCACGGCCGAGCAGGCCCGCGAACACGCCGAGGCCGGCGGCACCTTCGACCGCGAAGGTCTCGTCGAGGAGGTGCTCGAACAGCGCTTCGTCGAGAAGCCGACCGGCGCGCACCGCGACCGCGTCGCGGCCGCTGTCGAGCAAGCCATCGACGACGACCTCGAAGGGGCGGCGGCGACGCTCCTCGAGGATTACGAGAGCGTCTGTGAGAACGTCGATCCACAGCTCCCCGAAGGGGAGAATCCCAAAGCCTGCCACCGCTACGACCAGCCCTCCGAGGTCGAACAGGCGGTGAGCGACGCCGGATTCTGA
- a CDS encoding oligopeptide/dipeptide ABC transporter, ATPase subunit (SMART: ATPase, AAA+ type, core~TIGRFAM: Oligopeptide/dipeptide ABC transporter, ATP-binding protein, C-terminal~KEGG: hje:HacjB3_12010 oligopeptide ABC transporter ATPase component~PFAM: ABC transporter-like; Oligopeptide/dipeptide ABC transporter, C-terminal) produces the protein MALLEVENLETNFYTEEGKVKAVNDISYDIEAGERFGVVGESGAGKSVTSLSVMGLIENPGSIDNGEIRFKGENLLEASEERLQEIRGAEIAMIFQEPQSALNPVYTVGEQIAEAIRKHMDLSGDEVKERAIDMLRRVGIPDPEERYDNYPHQFSGGMQQRAVIAIALSCDPELIVADEPTTALDVTIEAQILELLEELSEEFDVAIQLITHDLGVVAEICNRVMVMYAGKAVEKAPVEELYYNPKHPYTVGLMGSIPRIGDGRNRLDTIPGSMPDLVQLPPGCSFHPRCPYAEEACTQREPPLVDVDTGEPVEGLSESEHTAACLEYTGELQGELEFEVEITDDAGSTGVDT, from the coding sequence ATGGCACTACTCGAAGTCGAAAACCTGGAGACGAACTTCTACACCGAGGAGGGAAAGGTCAAGGCTGTCAACGACATCTCCTACGATATTGAGGCCGGCGAGCGCTTCGGCGTCGTCGGCGAGTCCGGCGCGGGCAAATCCGTGACCAGCCTCTCGGTGATGGGGCTAATCGAGAACCCCGGCAGCATCGACAACGGGGAAATCCGCTTCAAGGGCGAGAACCTGCTGGAGGCCAGCGAGGAGCGTCTGCAGGAGATTCGTGGCGCGGAGATTGCGATGATCTTCCAGGAGCCACAGTCCGCGCTCAACCCCGTCTACACGGTGGGTGAGCAGATCGCTGAGGCCATCCGCAAGCATATGGACCTCTCGGGCGACGAAGTGAAAGAACGCGCTATCGATATGCTCCGCCGGGTCGGCATCCCCGACCCAGAGGAGCGATACGACAACTACCCCCACCAGTTCTCCGGCGGGATGCAGCAGCGTGCGGTCATCGCGATTGCGCTCTCCTGTGACCCGGAACTCATCGTCGCCGACGAGCCCACCACGGCGCTCGACGTGACGATCGAGGCCCAGATTCTCGAACTGCTGGAGGAGCTGTCCGAGGAGTTCGACGTGGCCATCCAGCTCATCACCCACGACCTCGGCGTCGTCGCCGAGATCTGCAACCGTGTGATGGTGATGTACGCCGGGAAGGCTGTCGAGAAGGCACCGGTCGAGGAGCTCTACTACAACCCCAAACATCCCTACACGGTGGGGCTGATGGGGTCGATTCCGCGAATCGGTGACGGCCGGAACCGGCTGGACACCATCCCGGGCTCGATGCCCGACCTTGTCCAGCTCCCGCCCGGCTGTAGCTTCCACCCGCGTTGTCCGTACGCCGAGGAGGCGTGTACCCAGCGCGAACCACCGCTTGTCGACGTCGACACTGGAGAGCCGGTCGAGGGGCTGAGCGAGAGTGAACACACCGCGGCTTGTCTGGAGTACACCGGCGAGCTCCAGGGTGAACTTGAGTTCGAAGTCGAGATCACCGACGACGCCGGGAGTACGGGGGTCGACACATGA
- a CDS encoding ABC-type transporter, integral membrane subunit (PFAM: Binding-protein-dependent transport systems inner membrane component~KEGG: htu:Htur_0881 binding-protein-dependent transport systems inner membrane component), whose translation MTERQPTTQRGRIRVTGFDGSVIEERDEFSWEADESTVARGRWERAWKRFKTNRTALFGLAIIGLMAFFAIFARPITVAGIPIQPISLAPFEPGASNFGAVLEPPSLTHPFGTDWSGKDMFSRIIYGGRFSLSIGFIAVSLALAVGVPLGSIAGYYGGLIDDIIMRIVDILYSFPFLVLAIALIAVLGQGFWKLILALVLVVWIGYARIIRGEILSVKENEYVLAARALGARDRSIIFRHIVPNAIAPVIVQATLGIGTIVLLAAALGFLGLGLEPGTSEWGSMLSQGRDSLIQGDWWVTVFPGLAIFLFVLSINLVGDGIRDAIDPQGDLGGGPR comes from the coding sequence ATGACGGAACGACAACCCACAACACAACGAGGCAGAATCCGGGTCACCGGGTTCGATGGAAGCGTCATCGAAGAGCGCGACGAGTTCAGCTGGGAGGCCGACGAGTCCACCGTGGCACGTGGGCGCTGGGAGCGTGCGTGGAAGCGCTTCAAGACCAACCGCACGGCACTGTTCGGACTGGCCATCATCGGCCTCATGGCGTTTTTCGCCATCTTCGCCCGGCCCATCACCGTCGCCGGAATCCCGATTCAGCCAATCTCGTTGGCGCCGTTTGAGCCCGGTGCCTCGAACTTCGGGGCCGTGCTCGAGCCGCCATCGCTGACCCACCCGTTCGGCACTGATTGGTCGGGGAAAGACATGTTCTCGCGCATCATCTACGGGGGCCGATTCAGCCTCTCGATTGGCTTCATCGCCGTCTCACTGGCGCTGGCGGTCGGCGTTCCGCTCGGCTCCATCGCGGGTTACTACGGGGGTCTCATCGACGACATTATCATGCGTATCGTCGACATCCTCTACTCGTTCCCGTTCCTGGTGCTCGCCATCGCGCTGATCGCAGTGCTGGGCCAGGGGTTCTGGAAGCTCATCCTCGCGCTGGTGCTGGTCGTCTGGATCGGCTACGCGCGTATCATCCGTGGTGAGATTCTCTCGGTGAAGGAGAACGAGTACGTGCTCGCAGCCCGCGCGCTGGGAGCCCGTGACCGCTCCATCATCTTCCGCCACATCGTCCCGAACGCCATCGCGCCGGTTATCGTCCAGGCGACGCTGGGTATCGGGACTATCGTGCTGTTGGCGGCGGCGCTCGGATTCTTGGGTCTCGGCCTCGAGCCGGGTACCTCCGAGTGGGGCAGCATGCTCTCGCAAGGCCGTGACTCGCTCATCCAGGGCGACTGGTGGGTGACGGTGTTCCCCGGCCTCGCAATCTTCCTGTTCGTACTGTCTATCAACCTCGTGGGTGACGGCATCCGCGACGCGATTGACCCACAGGGTGACCTGGGGGGAGGTCCACGATAA
- a CDS encoding ABC-type transporter, integral membrane subunit (PFAM: Binding-protein-dependent transport systems inner membrane component~KEGG: htu:Htur_0882 binding-protein-dependent transport systems inner membrane component): MSLQRYLIKRLFLTVFILFSVSVLTFSLVALLPGNVVDFILQFQQITPELRAELYAQYNLDEPIWTRYLLWIFDAMQGDFGNSIISDRSVSGAIAARLPQTVLLGLLGFVISMGIGIPAGVVAAVNKGETTDEVSRVGALLGIATPNFWLGLMLILVFSVELGWFRVIPPVDIPLLSFPMLKFMILPAITLGTASAALIMRLTRSAMVEQLNKDYVRTARAKGLSERTVIIKHVLRNSLISVVTVAALQIAFIVDGTVVVEQVFSWPGVGRLLIQAITQRDFPIIQAVVLLVATTIVFANLLADILYSVLDPRIRY, translated from the coding sequence ATGTCACTTCAACGATACCTCATCAAGCGGCTGTTCCTCACCGTGTTCATCCTGTTCTCGGTATCAGTGCTGACGTTCTCGCTCGTCGCACTGCTTCCGGGGAACGTGGTGGACTTTATCCTGCAGTTCCAGCAGATCACACCAGAACTACGGGCGGAGCTCTACGCACAGTACAACCTCGACGAACCGATCTGGACACGCTACTTGCTCTGGATCTTCGACGCGATGCAGGGTGACTTCGGCAACTCCATCATCTCCGACCGCAGCGTGAGTGGCGCCATCGCCGCTCGCCTCCCGCAGACGGTTCTGCTCGGTCTCCTTGGCTTCGTCATCTCCATGGGCATCGGGATTCCCGCTGGGGTGGTCGCCGCGGTGAACAAAGGCGAGACAACCGACGAGGTCAGCCGCGTGGGCGCACTGTTGGGCATCGCGACGCCGAACTTCTGGCTCGGCCTGATGCTCATTTTGGTGTTCTCGGTCGAACTCGGTTGGTTCCGGGTCATCCCGCCGGTGGACATCCCGCTGCTCTCGTTCCCGATGCTGAAGTTCATGATTCTGCCAGCCATCACGCTGGGGACGGCATCGGCAGCACTGATAATGCGGCTCACCCGGTCGGCAATGGTCGAACAACTCAACAAGGACTACGTCCGGACCGCACGCGCGAAGGGACTGAGCGAGCGCACGGTCATCATCAAGCACGTGCTCCGGAACTCGCTCATCTCGGTGGTCACTGTCGCCGCGCTCCAGATTGCCTTCATCGTCGACGGTACCGTCGTCGTCGAGCAGGTGTTCTCCTGGCCCGGCGTCGGTCGCCTGCTGATTCAGGCGATTACCCAGCGCGACTTCCCGATCATTCAGGCAGTCGTGCTGCTGGTGGCGACCACCATCGTCTTCGCGAACCTGCTCGCGGACATCCTCTACTCCGTGCTCGACCCACGAATCCGCTACTGA
- a CDS encoding ABC-type transporter, periplasmic subunit (PFAM: Bacterial extracellular solute-binding protein, family 5~KEGG: htu:Htur_0883 extracellular solute-binding protein family 5), whose translation MAQGNSPERFDVSRRKLVQSLGVAGVAGLAGCAGGSETDTETDPNTPTPTDSTPTPADSANVKMGGELIATFGADVKNFDPTQQNDTTSSKAFGLVYETLLSTDFSGAPQNVLASSFEQADEDLTWVATIREGVQFHNGNELTAEDVKASFDRYEGTPRQSDVYNWYDSSEVTGDYELTIKLSRQYAPLKFMVGGVPIVPKEVAAGDLDLSENPVGTGPYVFDKHEPDSLFRIQRNEDYWWNGTENENMPEKPPIETVTFRIITEQSAQLAALQGGDVDFINNVPADSYQDLKSNEDFTVNERTEGGFDFFAFPMSVEPFTNAKVRRGVSRLIPRQGIISTVYKGIGSPAYTPISPLAAQFTSPEFNQQMGEEYTAYNVEKANRLLKEGFEELGMEAPFKTSIVTNQNPQRIKWAQLIQESLNSTDYFEAELEQFEWNTYIGKVLAENSHEQNNLVCLGWSAGWDPDNYVHNLFHTEQFTPACCNLMHYDKEKVDTMIDDALQTYDVEERKTIYQDLMTTLVKDSPMAYVSFGKAMDAFSSSTVKGFQTYPIDGGEFTGVFSASAEAFTYVDK comes from the coding sequence ATGGCACAGGGTAACTCCCCAGAACGGTTCGACGTGAGCCGTCGAAAGCTTGTGCAGTCGCTCGGTGTCGCCGGTGTTGCCGGCCTCGCCGGCTGTGCAGGTGGCAGCGAGACTGATACTGAAACAGATCCAAACACGCCGACGCCGACGGACTCGACGCCGACGCCGGCCGACAGCGCCAACGTCAAGATGGGTGGCGAACTCATCGCGACGTTCGGTGCTGACGTGAAGAACTTCGACCCAACCCAGCAGAACGACACGACCTCCTCGAAAGCGTTCGGGCTCGTGTACGAGACGCTGCTGTCGACGGACTTCAGTGGTGCGCCCCAGAACGTCCTCGCGTCCAGCTTCGAGCAGGCTGACGAGGACCTGACCTGGGTCGCCACCATCCGCGAGGGCGTCCAGTTCCACAACGGCAACGAGCTGACCGCCGAGGACGTGAAGGCTTCCTTCGACCGCTACGAGGGGACCCCGCGTCAGTCCGACGTGTACAACTGGTACGACTCCAGCGAGGTGACCGGCGACTACGAGCTTACCATCAAGCTCAGCCGCCAGTACGCCCCGCTCAAGTTCATGGTCGGTGGCGTCCCCATCGTCCCGAAGGAGGTCGCAGCCGGCGACCTCGACCTGTCCGAGAACCCCGTGGGGACCGGTCCCTACGTGTTCGACAAGCACGAGCCGGACAGCCTCTTCCGCATCCAGCGCAACGAGGACTACTGGTGGAACGGGACCGAGAACGAGAACATGCCGGAGAAGCCGCCAATCGAGACGGTCACGTTCCGCATCATCACTGAGCAGTCGGCCCAGCTCGCCGCCCTGCAGGGCGGTGACGTCGACTTCATCAACAACGTCCCGGCCGACAGCTATCAGGACCTGAAGAGCAACGAGGATTTCACCGTCAACGAGCGAACTGAGGGTGGGTTCGACTTCTTCGCGTTCCCGATGTCCGTCGAGCCGTTCACGAACGCGAAGGTCCGCCGCGGTGTCTCCCGGCTGATTCCGCGCCAGGGCATTATCAGCACCGTCTACAAGGGCATCGGCTCGCCGGCGTACACGCCGATTTCCCCGCTGGCGGCGCAGTTCACCTCGCCCGAGTTCAACCAGCAGATGGGTGAGGAGTACACGGCCTACAACGTCGAGAAGGCCAACCGCCTGCTCAAGGAAGGGTTCGAGGAACTGGGGATGGAGGCGCCGTTCAAGACGAGCATCGTCACGAACCAGAACCCCCAGCGCATCAAGTGGGCCCAGCTGATTCAGGAGAGCCTGAACAGCACGGACTACTTCGAGGCTGAGCTCGAGCAGTTCGAATGGAACACCTACATTGGCAAGGTGCTCGCCGAGAACAGCCACGAGCAGAACAACCTCGTCTGTCTCGGCTGGTCTGCGGGCTGGGACCCGGACAACTACGTCCACAACCTGTTCCACACGGAGCAGTTCACGCCCGCCTGCTGTAACCTGATGCACTACGACAAGGAGAAGGTCGACACGATGATCGACGACGCGCTCCAGACCTACGACGTCGAGGAGCGGAAGACAATCTACCAGGACCTGATGACGACCCTCGTCAAGGACTCCCCGATGGCCTACGTCAGCTTCGGCAAGGCGATGGACGCCTTCTCCAGCAGCACCGTCAAAGGCTTCCAGACGTACCCGATCGACGGCGGCGAGTTCACCGGTGTGTTCTCGGCGTCCGCAGAAGCGTTCACCTACGTGGATAAGTAA